The following are encoded together in the Candida orthopsilosis Co 90-125, chromosome 5 draft sequence genome:
- a CDS encoding Rbt7 protein (similar to RNase T2 enzymes, has putative secretion signal): MLASSIALVLGLQIVDATPYAVPYFGKFFHGQRISADSSSEGDTYPVKDCSSFIENTPNSWSCHNTSVISADDQCCFEDYGILLQTQFWDFNTTLLGLAVNGSTQEVLEAEVRSKIEAFDDDIKSTFTIHGLWNDLCNGSYNQYCQPDWEVSNTKDNLTYLIGDKFDKPELLKIMKKYWINTLKSNVEDQASVALWEHEYNKHGTCMNTLSPSCFVGDYQEFENAIDFYQKTVEIWSQLDTFQFLSTAGIIPTVTRQYKLSDVEAALQEAHGASVYVGCLNNSISEIWYYHNLQGSVLTGTYKPIDSLTNSTCEEDIWYLPK; encoded by the coding sequence ATGTTAGCTTCATCCATTGCTTTAGTTCTTGGGCTCCAAATTGTAGATGCCACACCTTACGCGGTGCCATATTTTGGCAAATTCTTCCACGGTCAAAGAATCTCAGCTGACTCTTCATCAGAGGGTGATACATATCCAGTTAAAGATTGTTCCAGCTTCATCGAAAACACTCCCAACTCCTGGTCTTGTCACAACACTTCTGTCATTTCAGCCGATGATCAATGTTGCTTTGAAGATTATGGAATATTATTACAAACCCAGTTTTGGGATTTCAACACCACATTGTTGGGTTTGGCTGTCAATGGTTCAACTCAGGAAGTGCTTGAAGCAGAGGTCAGAAGTAAGATTGAGgcatttgatgatgacattAAGTCCACATTTACCATTCACGGATTGTGGAATGACCTCTGTAATGGGTCATACAACCAGTATTGTCAACCAGATTGGGAAGTCAGCAATACCAAGGATAATCTTACATACCTCATTGGTGACAAGTTTGACAAACCagagttgttgaagattatgAAGAAATATTGGATTAATACGCTCAAGTCCAATGTTGAAGACCAGGCCAGTGTGGCATTATGGGAGCACGAGTATAATAAGCATGGTACTTGCATGAACACATTGCTGCCAtcttgttttgttggtgaCTATCAAgagtttgaaaatgcaATCGACTTTTACCAAAAGACTGTAGAAATATGGTCACAACTTGAtactttccaatttttgtcCACTGCAGGTATTATTCCTACAGTCACAAGACAATACAAATTGAGTGATGTTGAAGCTGCTTTACAAGAAGCTCATGGCGCTTCTGTTTATGTTGGATGCTTAAATAATTCAATTAGTGAAATATGGTATTATCATAATTTACAAGGAAGTGTTTTGACAGGAACTTacaaaccaattgattcGTTAACAAACAGCACATGTGAAGAAGATATTTGGTATCTTCCAAAGTAA